A genomic window from Pecten maximus chromosome 6, xPecMax1.1, whole genome shotgun sequence includes:
- the LOC117329808 gene encoding flavin-containing monooxygenase FMO GS-OX-like 5, whose translation MADLRKPRICVIGAGPCGMSFLYHNSKYQQAGETCLEVVCYEKQSDWGGLWNYTWRTGLDQYGEPCHGSMYRDLWSNGPKECLEFPDYTFEDHFGKVIPSYPPRSVLFDYLQGRWSKANVRDPIRFNKLVKHVTYNNDTDDFTVTVKDLGCDKVLPSERFSHIIVAGGHFSVPNVPDFDGIGTFNGRILHSHDFRKAEEFKGQRLLIVGSSYSAEDLAMQCRKSGSGDVICCWRTKPMGFKWPKGIEERPLLTKIDGKTIYFKDGTTADVDVIILCTGYLYHFPYLSESLRLKTSLRLYPAGLYKGTLWMGDGNSKLMYIGMQDQYYTFTMFDIQAEWACAVIRRKVKLPNRQEMELDIKKWLKEESLLKNCYDHIDFQTAFVCDLAKEVGCKYNLDVKALFDRWEDDKYADVVTYRDQAFTSVFTKSPGIKHHTPWMEAFDDSIDTFVNQTPNK comes from the exons ATGGCTGATCTCAGGAAACCGAGAATATGCGTTATCGGAGCAGGCCCATGTGGCATGTCCTTTTTATACCataacagtaaatatcaacaagCTGGAGAAACATGTTTAGAGGTGGTGTGTTATGAAAAACAGTCGGACTGGGGAGGACTGTGGAACTACACTTGGAGAACAG GTTTAGACCAGTATGGGGAACCCTGTCACGGAAGCATGTACCGGGATCTTTGGTCTAACGGTCCCAAGGAATGCCTGGAATTCCCAGATTATACATTCGAGGATCATTTCGGGAAAGTTATTCCATCCTATCCACCGCGTTCTGTTCTTTTCGACTATCTACAAG GTCGTTGGAGCAAAGCTAATGTCCGGGATCCGATCCGCTTTAATAAGCTTGTGAAGCACGTGACTTACAACAATGACACGGACGACTTCACCGTCACGGTTAAAGATCTAGGCTGTGATAAAGTTCTCCCCTCTGAGAGGTTCTCTCATATCATCGTAGCAGGAGGTCACTTTTCAGTCCCGAATGTTCCTGACTTTGACGGAATTGGCACGTTCAATGGTAGAATTCTCCATTCCCATGATTTTAGAAAAGCAGAGGAGTTCAAAGGCCAACGTCTTTTAATAGTTGGCTCAAGCTACTCAGCCGAAGATTTAGCCATGCAATGCAGGAAATCAGGCTCTGGTGACGTCATCTGTTGCTGGCGGACTAAACCTATGGGATTCAAGTGGCCAAAAGGAATAGAAGAACGTCCATTGTTGACGAAAATAGACGGAAAGACAATTTATTTCAAAGACGGAACCACGGCAGATGTAGACGTCATAATCCTTTGCACGGGATATTTATATCACTTCCCATATCTGTCCGAGAGTCTTCGTCTGAAGACAAGTCTACGCTTATACCCGGCTGGTTTATATAAGGGAACCTTATGGATGGGAGACGGAAACAGTAAACTAATGTACATTGGTATGCAGGATCAGTACTACACATTCACAATGTTTGACATCCAGGCTGAATGGGCATGCGCAGTGATAAGACGGAAGGTGAAGCTGCCGAATCGTCAGGAAATGGAGCTTGACATTAAAAAATGGCTGAAAGAGGAATCCTTATTGAAGAATTGTTACGACCACATCGACTTTCAGACGGCGTTTGTGTGTGACCTTGCTAAAGAAGTAGGCTGCAAATACAACTTGGATGTTAAAGCTCTCTTTGACAGATGGGAGGATGACAAGTACGCAGATGTTGTGACGTACAGGGACCAAGCATTCACCTCAGTTTTTACTAAATCTCCGGGCATAAAACATCACACACCCTGGATGGAAGCATTTGATGACTCCATAGACACGTTTGTTAATCAAACGCCCAACAAATAG